Within the Alphaproteobacteria bacterium CG11_big_fil_rev_8_21_14_0_20_39_49 genome, the region CAGCAATGGAATGTTGAAAACTACCAAACCTTCGCCAGCTTTGTGCCAGAGCTGGGGCAGCCGCTATTAGAGTTGTTGAACCCGCAGAAGGGTGAGCTTGTACTGGATCTGGGATGCGGGGATGGTGCGCTTACGCTTAAACTGATCGAGGCAGGCTGTGAAGTCATCGCTGTGGATTCCAGCCGTGAAATGGTAGATGCCGCCAGCAAGCGTGGCATCAATGCCAGCCTCATGGATGCGCGTGATCTACTATTTAGTAATGAGCTTGACGCGGTATTCTCGAACGCCGTGCTGCACTGGGTGAAAGAACCTGAAAAAGCCGTCGCAGGCATTGCTAAAGCCCTCAAAAAAGGTGGGCGGTTTGTGGCCGAGTTCGGCGGCAAAGGCAATGTTAAAACAATTGAGGATGCCCTGATCCGTGCGGTGGAACATCTTTACCCAGACGGGCGATCACTCAGCCCATGGTATTATCCTGCGCCAGAAGAGTATCAAGCAATCCTTGAGAAACACGGCTTGCAGGTGGAAACCATCGACCTCATTCCACGGCCAACTCCCTTGCCGAATGGAATGAGGGGGTGGCTTAAGACCTTTGCCGGACCATTCCTTAAACCGTTTGCTGAATCGCTTCACGAACACATGTTGGAGGAAGCAGAAGGGTTTATGAAAGCAGCCCTGTGCGATAAAGATGGCAATTGGCACGCCGACTATGTTCGGCTGCGTCTTTCTGCTCGAAAACTATAGGGATCAACACTAATGATTTTACTTGAAGAAATGGACACCGAGTTCGGGCATATCAAAATCATAAAATCCAAGCATGATGGTACTTGCAGCTATTATCAGGATATATGCTTTCATAGCCAGATAAACGCAGAGGGTGTCAGCACCTGCGCTTATGTGCATGTCATGTACAGCCTCATCCGACAAGCAGAGGCTAAAAAAGTGCTGATGATCGGCTGCGCAGGTGGCACTCTGGCCACCATGCTTCATCGTGTTGGGTGTCAGGTGACGGTCGTTGATGTAAACCCCCACGCTTTTACATTGGCAAAAAAACATTTCCAGATGCCAGAAGAGATTGAATGTGTGGTGGATGATGGTTGGTCGTACCTGCTTAAAACAGGCAAACGCTTTGATGCCATTGCCGTAGATGCTTTCAACAGCGATGGAACGGTGCCGGAACAATTTACCGATGAAGATTTTTTTATGGTCGTAAAAGAGGTGCTGAAACCTTTTGGAATGATCGCCATAAACGTAATGATAGAGCATGACATGGATATGCTGGCGGATCGAATTGCGCTGAACATGGAGAAATCGGGTTTGCCTTCCATTCTATTCGATTGGCCGGGAAGAACCAGCCGCAACACCATTGTTGCCGGTGGCACGGTTGAGCAAATGCGCGTTGCCTCCATCAATAAACCCAAATTTGTTCGGGAAGAAATGAGAGGTGTAGCCAGCCGCACTCCTAAGAAAAGAGCGGGTAATGGATGGAAATGAGAAAAGAAAGCATCCTCGGCTTCTATGATCGTTATACGCTACCGATAGAGTATGGTCAGGGGTGCTATCTATACCTTAAAGATGGAACACGCGTGCTTGATTTTATGTCAGGCATCGCCGTCAACTCTCTGGGGCATTGTCATCCAGTGATTGTAGAAGCCCTTACNNNNNNNNNNNNNCAATCCGCACCATCCGGAGCCACGCCAAGGCGCAGCAATCCCTGACTTTGCACCGTATCCACGGGCAGCAGCGACGCATCCACGAACTGAAGCAGCGTGTCCGGCACCAGTACCAGCGACGTGATGTTGCGCGATGTTTCACCCGGCGGGGTGTAGAAATCGTAGGAACTCACATCCTCCGCCACGGCATTGATTTTCATCAGGCCGTTGGCTTCCATATCGGTTTTGATNNNNNNNNNNNNNTAATAAAGACGAAGCTGATTCAGAAATAATATCGATCTGATTATCGGAAACAGAAAATTCCACTGGTTTATAAAACAGGAAATCCAGAGTTTTCCAATTGGCTACCTCCTCAGCTCTCACCGCATGACTGATAAAAAAGACACATAATGTTGCCGATAAACATAACCACCTATTTATCACTGACTATTTAAACTCCAGTTATAATCAAAATAATCGTCTGTCTTCTTATCGCTGGTTTGTGGCAGATGGCGGTGGATGAATTTCTCTACACCTTTTTCACCACCAAAATCCTCTGCAAACCATTTGAAGATTTCCGATATTTTCAAGCCGGAATTTGTAACCGACACGCCCTTCGTTTTGTTAGTAAGAAATAGTGTTGTTTGCTCATCCAATTGGGTTTCTAGTTTTTCTGCTGTATAAGGTTCGGCACGTAAGTCAGGACAGGAAAGAGAAGCGCAATTAATGGCGACATGGATTCTGGGATCACCCATCGGACGCAGGATTTGGTGCTCTATTTCATCAAGCGTGTAACGTTTGCCGTTAATTTCCCAATCATGGCTTTTCCATACATTCTTAAACAGGCTGCCCTGATTCCTGATGCTCTCTGTTTCTCTGGTTTTGATAATCAGATCAATGGTCAGTAGGTTGTAAGCATTAATCCAGAACGCCATTTTTTCTTTTCCAGAGAGGGATTCGGGATTGATTTGCTGTAATGCCTCCAAAGTCATTTTATGCAAGGGGTCTTTGCCCCAGGATGCATAATCCACCAGCATTGCTTTAATTCCCTGCTTTTCTCCTTCTTGTACGTATTTTGAAAGCAACATACCGTAATCGGCTGCATATCCATTTGCCTCACCGGCATGAACTAACGGCACTGTAACTAATGACAGTACAAGAACGAATAAATAGGATAAGTTTTTCATGGGCATAACCTTCAACATTTTTCACAAATCTGTTTAACGTTTGTTCGATTTACTTTAGGTTGAAAGTTACACCCCATCAAAATTTTATGGACAGGTATGGATTACAGCGATGATAGGGAAGATAAGTTTATACAGCTAATGCGTCGAGCGCAGAATGGTGACCATGCCGCTTACTCAGAATTATTCCATGCTATCACTCCACTTATTCGTGGCTTTATTTACAACCGCATCGGCAATGGTGCAGATCATGACGATATCCTGCAAGAGGCGCTGCTTGGCATCCATCGCGCCAGCCACACCTATAACACTGACCGTCCTTTCACCAACTGGATGTTTGCTATTGCCGATCATAAGGTGAAGGATTATTTACGCGCCCATTACCGCAGAAAAGCCCTTAAAGAGGTGGATTTTGAAAATATTGAGGATTTTATTGCGGCTCCTGTAACTTCTGAAGCACCCCCAAGCGAAGTACTTAATGAATTACTGGATAAACTGCCGGAAAAACAAAGGCGTATAGTTTATATGATGAAGATTGAAGGATACTCGGCTCAGCAAGTAGCAAAAACAATGGATATGAGCGTTTCTAATGTGAAAGTGACGGCACATCGTGCTTATAAAATATTGATTGCTAACGGGCAAAAAAAGAAAGAGGCGTAATGCGAACAGAAGATTTCATAGCAACACTTGCAAAAGAAGGAGCCAGAAAGCCATTTCCGCGCCCCTCAAAGGTGATGCTTGGGTGGTTGCTGGCTGTTACTGCCTATTTTGGACTGCTGATTGCTTTTTATGGCTTCAGGCCGGATATGGCTGAAAAACTTACCCAGCCTGTATATTTACTTGAAGTTATTGGTATGGCAATAACAGCTATCATGGTCGCATGGGCGGCAAGCTGGCTGGCGCTGCCGGATACCAACCAGAAATCATGGGTGCGGTTCCTGCCGTTTATTCCGCTGGCGTTTTTAATGGGGATGCTGGTCTATGGCATGTTTACCAACAGTGAGCTAACACTTGCCGAATGCCTGAAATTAGGGCGCTATGACTGTATTGTGGGTATTGTTCTTTACAGTCTGCTTCCGGGTGGTTTGATGTTTTATACCATCCAAAAAGCTGCACCTGCCCGCTGTTGCTGGGCGGGGACTATGGCCGGATTATCGGTCGCCAGTTTCGGTTACATCCTGCTGCGCCTCATTGGAATCAGTGATGATCCTACACAATTGCTTGTCTGGCACTTTTTGCCTGTATTCATGATAATGGCTATCGGCATGATGATCGGCAAGGTTTACTTAGGCCGTATTTGGCAGTCTTAAATATTTTCTCCCGAATGTAACTTTCCTGTACCCAGTTGCGAACTACTAACTAGCAAATGAAATAAGATTTTATTTGCACTTATGCTTAACCTATTAATAAAAGGAGGTTTTTATGACTTGTCCCGCATGTGAAGCAGCAGCGAAGGAAGCCCAAACGGAAACGCCAGCAATTGAGCAGGTAATGGAGTTACAGGCTCCCCCTACGCAAGAACATGGTTGTGAAAACGGCAGATGCTAAGGGGTTGATTTTATGAATATAAATTTTGTTGATAAGATTACTGTCGAAAAAGGAAAACATACAATTTATCACCTTCTAGGAAAATCGGAAGATGGTGGAAATATTCACTACTATCTCGATGTTTTACCCTCTAAAAAAGAGGGTTTTCTTAAGGCTCTGAAGCCAGGAATTGTACTGACTGATTATGGCACTTTGGTAGCAGGCTATGCAGGCGATACGCCGGATGAAGAAAGTGTTCAGTTCATGAGGGATAATTTTGGTGTAGATCTTTTAGAGGCTGCCTAGCCATATAACAAAGTACAAAAAATTGTTAAATGGTTAAAAAGGGAGGCAATGCCTCCCTTTTTTTTTATGATATGACTTGTAACTTTTGCCTATAGCGGTGGCGAACGTACTGTCAACATTTAACTTATTGGAATGAAATAATGAAATTACATTTATCAAAAGCTTGTATAGCTTTCGGGTTGGCTACTTTGTGTTGCACTACGTCTGCACATGCTCAAGAAGTTTCGTTGCAGGAAATCATTAAAGAAGTGCAAATGTTAAAGGCAAAGCAAGAACATCTTGAGGCAGAAAATAAGCAGCTAAAATCAGAAATTCATGCGCTCCGAGATACATCTTCACGGAAAGTGTCGGGTACAGAACAACACAGCGGTGAAACTACTTCCACTTCTGAGGTGGCTCAAACCATTCCCGGTAACGCTGAATTAACACAAAAAACTTCTGCCGCTACAAATGTAGGTTATCAGCCGGGTCGTGGCTTTTATATTGAAGGGGAAGATGCGTCTCTTCGTGTAATGTCATATATACAGGCGGTAGCAGCTTTTCAAGATGGTGGCCTAGGCCGTGCTGATGGCAATGGCGATTTTTCGGTAAGACGTGCGCGACTGGATTTTCTGG harbors:
- a CDS encoding SAM-dependent methyltransferase, which produces MKQQQQWNVENYQTFASFVPELGQPLLELLNPQKGELVLDLGCGDGALTLKLIEAGCEVIAVDSSREMVDAASKRGINASLMDARDLLFSNELDAVFSNAVLHWVKEPEKAVAGIAKALKKGGRFVAEFGGKGNVKTIEDALIRAVEHLYPDGRSLSPWYYPAPEEYQAILEKHGLQVETIDLIPRPTPLPNGMRGWLKTFAGPFLKPFAESLHEHMLEEAEGFMKAALCDKDGNWHADYVRLRLSARKL
- a CDS encoding DUF547 domain-containing protein, with the translated sequence MLKVMPMKNLSYLFVLVLSLVTVPLVHAGEANGYAADYGMLLSKYVQEGEKQGIKAMLVDYASWGKDPLHKMTLEALQQINPESLSGKEKMAFWINAYNLLTIDLIIKTRETESIRNQGSLFKNVWKSHDWEINGKRYTLDEIEHQILRPMGDPRIHVAINCASLSCPDLRAEPYTAEKLETQLDEQTTLFLTNKTKGVSVTNSGLKISEIFKWFAEDFGGEKGVEKFIHRHLPQTSDKKTDDYFDYNWSLNSQ
- a CDS encoding RNA polymerase subunit sigma-24 codes for the protein MDYSDDREDKFIQLMRRAQNGDHAAYSELFHAITPLIRGFIYNRIGNGADHDDILQEALLGIHRASHTYNTDRPFTNWMFAIADHKVKDYLRAHYRRKALKEVDFENIEDFIAAPVTSEAPPSEVLNELLDKLPEKQRRIVYMMKIEGYSAQQVAKTMDMSVSNVKVTAHRAYKILIANGQKKKEA